One window of Vibrio atlanticus genomic DNA carries:
- a CDS encoding DUF6931 family protein — MTLIKIPHDDVQEIFRAYEPSPEILELATAPIAPAKLIAEATHRALFSDAVMFIAHALPIRESVWWAVCCADTRMDWNEDETNAVRAARAWVHTPDETSRRFAEQMIDKAGLDTGAGWVAQAAFWSGGSMIKPEDPVVPPPPYLYAQAVAGSVNLCAVLPDGEHAQSRYHEFINMGLNIASGGNGKR; from the coding sequence ATGACATTAATTAAAATTCCTCATGATGATGTTCAAGAGATCTTTCGTGCCTATGAGCCGAGTCCGGAAATATTAGAACTGGCGACGGCCCCTATTGCGCCCGCAAAGTTGATTGCTGAGGCGACGCACAGGGCACTGTTTTCTGATGCAGTCATGTTCATTGCTCATGCCTTACCAATACGCGAATCAGTGTGGTGGGCGGTGTGTTGCGCTGACACACGTATGGATTGGAATGAAGATGAAACCAATGCTGTACGCGCTGCGCGTGCTTGGGTGCATACGCCGGATGAAACCAGTCGCCGATTTGCTGAGCAAATGATCGATAAAGCGGGCTTAGATACCGGCGCTGGATGGGTAGCTCAAGCGGCATTCTGGAGTGGTGGTAGTATGATTAAACCAGAGGATCCTGTAGTGCCCCCGCCTCCGTATCTGTATGCTCAAGCGGTAGCAGGAAGCGTCAATCTTTGTGCGGTTCTCCCTGATGGTGAGCACGCACAATCACGATACCATGAATTTATCAACATGGGCCTGAACATTGCTTCAGGTGGGAATGGAAAACGCTAG
- a CDS encoding PAAR domain-containing protein has protein sequence MLPAARATDMHVCPMQTPAVVPIPHVGGPLLPMPSTVLVGNLPVATLGQMCVCVGPPDSVVKGSATVLVNNKPAARMGDLTAHGGTIVMGMPTVLVGG, from the coding sequence ATGTTACCAGCCGCTAGAGCGACGGACATGCATGTGTGTCCAATGCAAACCCCCGCTGTTGTACCGATCCCACATGTGGGAGGGCCACTACTACCGATGCCGAGTACGGTATTGGTGGGTAATCTCCCGGTAGCGACACTTGGTCAAATGTGTGTTTGCGTGGGTCCACCTGACAGCGTGGTAAAAGGCAGCGCAACGGTTTTAGTGAACAATAAGCCCGCAGCAAGAATGGGCGACCTGACTGCACATGGTGGAACCATAGTGATGGGGATGCCCACGGTCTTAGTGGGGGGCTAA
- a CDS encoding IS5 family transposase: MPKPRYKTTNWKQYNQSLINRGSLTFWIDEEAISGWAQSKQNKRGRPRRFSDLAITTALMVKRVFSMPLRALQGFIDSIFRLDHVPLSCPHYTCISRRAKQVEVSFQTKARGAIQHLAIDATGLKVYGEGEWKVKKHGTDGKRRVWRKLHIAVDTNTHEIIAAELSLSTVTDGEVLPNLLKQIRRSILEVSGDGAYDTRACHAAIKIKRAVVLIPPREGAAFWERGHPRNLAVGCQKLYGSNKYWKERYGYHKRSLSETAMYRVKQLLGGRLSLRNYNAQVGETYAMIKALNKLTELGMPETCRID; this comes from the coding sequence ATGCCTAAGCCTCGTTACAAAACAACCAACTGGAAGCAATACAACCAATCACTCATTAACCGAGGTTCTCTGACCTTTTGGATTGATGAAGAAGCAATAAGCGGGTGGGCGCAAAGCAAACAGAATAAGCGCGGGAGGCCGCGTCGGTTCAGTGATTTAGCTATCACGACAGCACTTATGGTCAAACGAGTTTTTTCTATGCCATTGAGAGCGCTTCAAGGATTTATCGACTCGATATTTAGGTTAGATCATGTACCGTTAAGTTGTCCGCATTACACCTGCATCAGCCGTAGAGCCAAGCAAGTTGAGGTTTCATTTCAGACTAAAGCGAGAGGAGCAATACAGCACCTAGCCATTGATGCTACTGGCCTTAAGGTTTATGGCGAAGGTGAATGGAAAGTGAAAAAACACGGGACGGATGGCAAGCGTAGAGTCTGGCGAAAGCTTCATATTGCCGTCGATACCAACACTCATGAGATCATTGCCGCCGAGCTAAGTTTATCGACGGTTACAGATGGAGAAGTACTCCCGAACTTACTGAAACAAATACGCCGAAGTATCCTTGAGGTGTCTGGTGATGGCGCTTACGACACAAGAGCGTGTCACGCTGCTATTAAGATTAAGCGAGCCGTTGTGCTTATTCCCCCACGAGAAGGGGCCGCCTTCTGGGAGCGTGGTCACCCTCGAAATCTCGCAGTGGGTTGCCAGAAATTATACGGCTCAAACAAGTATTGGAAAGAGCGGTATGGATACCACAAACGTTCACTCTCAGAAACAGCGATGTATCGAGTTAAACAGTTGCTAGGAGGACGATTGAGCTTAAGAAATTACAATGCCCAGGTGGGTGAAACTTACGCGATGATAAAAGCGTTGAACAAGCTTACTGAGTTAGGTATGCCTGAAACTTGTCGTATTGACTAA
- the yciA gene encoding acyl-CoA thioester hydrolase YciA, which produces MPADTNANGDIFGGWIMSQLDLAGAILAQEISRGRIATVSVSSITFKKPVKVGDVVCCYGECIKIGRTSMSIDLEVWVKPIQEDNVNHRFQVCEATFNYVAIDLNGKPRLIPKNNMVA; this is translated from the coding sequence ATGCCCGCGGACACAAATGCTAATGGTGATATTTTTGGGGGGTGGATCATGTCACAGCTTGATCTAGCTGGAGCTATTTTAGCTCAAGAAATATCTAGAGGACGAATCGCGACTGTTTCAGTATCAAGTATCACCTTTAAAAAACCAGTAAAGGTCGGCGATGTAGTTTGTTGTTATGGTGAATGCATTAAAATTGGTAGGACATCAATGTCGATTGATTTGGAAGTTTGGGTGAAACCTATTCAAGAGGATAATGTTAATCACCGTTTCCAAGTGTGTGAAGCTACTTTTAATTATGTAGCTATAGACTTAAATGGAAAACCGCGGCTGATTCCTAAAAATAATATGGTTGCTTAA
- the tnpA gene encoding IS200/IS605 family transposase — protein sequence MGDYRSSSHVYWRCKYHIVWTPKYTYKILKGREGALLFNLYIVQSIYCAMKDCEVLELNVQLEHVHLVVIVPPKLSVSSLLGFLKGRTAIRLFNKFPHIRKRLWGNHFWARGYFVDTVGVNEKVIRRYVRHQDKQDIEYEQQL from the coding sequence ATGGGCGATTACAGAAGTTCATCACATGTCTATTGGCGTTGCAAATACCATATCGTTTGGACTCCAAAGTACACATATAAGATTTTGAAAGGTAGGGAAGGAGCTTTATTGTTCAATCTATATATCGTTCAATCTATATATTGTGCAATGAAAGACTGCGAGGTTTTAGAATTAAATGTTCAACTAGAACATGTTCATCTTGTTGTTATTGTGCCTCCCAAGTTATCGGTTTCGAGTTTGTTAGGCTTTTTAAAGGGCCGAACCGCAATTAGACTTTTCAATAAATTTCCACATATACGTAAGAGACTATGGGGAAATCACTTTTGGGCTAGAGGGTATTTTGTAGATACGGTCGGTGTGAATGAAAAAGTCATTCGCCGATATGTACGACACCAAGATAAGCAGGACATAGAGTATGAACAACAACTGTAG
- a CDS encoding aldehyde dehydrogenase family protein has translation MLYAQPGTENSIVDFKPQYQNFIGGAWVAPKHGKYFTNTSPINHSVICEIPASTQEDIDLAVNFAHNAKNDWASTSVTERSNILLKIAERIENNLEMLAITETWDNGKPIRETLAADIPLVVDHFRYFAGCIRAQEGSAAELDSQTMTYHFPEPVGVVGQIIPWNFPLLMAAWKLAPALAAGCCVVLKPAEQTPASILVLMELIEDLVPAGVINVVNGYGSEAGQALATHKKIAKVAFTGSTEVGQHILKCAAENLIPSTVELGGKSPNIFMADIFDHEDSYLDKCIEGVLLAFFNQGEVCTCPSRVLIHESIYDRFISRLQTRMKTIQQGNPLDTDTQVGSQVSQEQFDKIRKYIALGHEEGAELLIGGNSNEDNGYFVEPTLFKGTNDMRIFQEEIFGPVVAVTTFKDTEEALAIANDTEYGLGAGVWTRDNNLISHMAKNIQAGRIWVNCYHAYPAHAAFGGYKKSGIGRETHKMMLDHYQNTKNIIVSHSVNPLGFF, from the coding sequence ATGTTATATGCACAACCAGGAACTGAAAATTCGATTGTCGATTTCAAGCCGCAGTATCAAAACTTCATAGGAGGGGCATGGGTAGCACCGAAACATGGAAAATATTTTACTAATACCTCTCCAATCAACCATTCTGTAATTTGTGAAATTCCAGCTTCGACTCAAGAAGACATCGATTTGGCAGTTAATTTTGCGCACAATGCGAAAAATGACTGGGCTTCAACATCAGTCACTGAGCGTTCAAACATATTATTAAAGATAGCTGAGCGTATTGAGAACAATCTTGAGATGCTTGCTATTACTGAAACATGGGACAATGGGAAACCTATTCGCGAGACTCTCGCCGCTGATATTCCACTCGTTGTCGACCATTTCCGCTATTTTGCTGGATGCATTAGAGCTCAAGAAGGTTCCGCTGCGGAACTAGATTCACAAACCATGACCTACCACTTCCCAGAACCTGTTGGTGTTGTAGGACAAATTATCCCATGGAACTTCCCACTCTTAATGGCCGCTTGGAAGCTGGCACCCGCGCTGGCTGCTGGCTGCTGCGTGGTATTAAAACCAGCGGAACAAACTCCTGCGTCAATCTTAGTATTGATGGAGCTCATCGAAGATCTAGTCCCTGCCGGTGTAATCAATGTCGTAAATGGCTATGGTTCAGAAGCAGGTCAAGCACTTGCTACACATAAAAAGATTGCTAAAGTAGCCTTTACTGGCTCTACAGAAGTTGGACAGCATATTCTGAAGTGTGCCGCTGAGAACCTAATTCCGTCAACAGTCGAGCTAGGTGGTAAATCTCCAAATATTTTTATGGCTGATATATTTGATCACGAAGACAGTTACCTTGATAAGTGTATCGAAGGTGTCTTGTTAGCTTTTTTCAATCAAGGTGAAGTCTGCACGTGTCCTTCTCGAGTTTTGATTCATGAATCAATTTACGATCGCTTCATTTCACGTTTGCAAACTCGCATGAAAACGATCCAACAAGGAAACCCACTCGATACCGACACACAAGTTGGTTCACAGGTGTCACAAGAGCAATTTGACAAAATTCGCAAATACATAGCTCTTGGTCATGAAGAAGGTGCCGAATTACTTATTGGTGGTAACAGCAATGAAGACAATGGTTACTTTGTCGAGCCTACCCTCTTCAAAGGAACTAACGATATGCGTATTTTCCAAGAAGAGATTTTTGGCCCAGTCGTTGCTGTTACGACATTTAAGGACACTGAAGAAGCTCTGGCAATCGCCAACGATACTGAGTATGGCTTAGGTGCTGGAGTATGGACACGTGACAACAATCTGATTTCACATATGGCGAAAAATATACAAGCTGGGCGAATTTGGGTTAACTGCTACCATGCTTACCCTGCTCACGCTGCGTTTGGCGGCTATAAAAAGTCCGGGATTGGTAGAGAAACACACAAAATGATGCTAGACCACTACCAGAACACTAAAAATATCATCGTTAGCCACAGTGTTAATCCTTTAGGCTTCTTTTAA
- a CDS encoding GlxA family transcriptional regulator — protein sequence MDIVLANRTCLRNVILMIRKREPLKITALLLEGSPITAISGPIEMLTIASMQAGLPAPQVSYVSVTGGPTQFLGGLTINSSTHWESVEYTDILIIGACGNINKGSYILPKEVKYWLKKQITQCEFVLSLCTGTFLLAELGVLNKRSATTHWVYAEDFRNQFPQVKFKPHLKITHDDRYICTSGIKEYFAATILLIDALLGTAQRIKCEQYLGGDVSKIKRICLTSFAQYHQHSDSLIDRLQEWMHNEDPSRLSVAMCAEKSFLSERQMKRRFKAATGESPMSYIQRIRVALARDKLDTTSLNIEQISQQVGYSDTNHFRSLFKKFYDMTPTEYRKTTQACEI from the coding sequence ATGGACATAGTACTAGCAAATAGGACATGTTTGAGAAACGTAATACTCATGATCAGAAAAAGAGAACCTTTAAAGATTACTGCACTCTTGTTAGAAGGAAGCCCGATCACAGCAATTTCGGGACCAATCGAAATGCTGACAATTGCTTCAATGCAAGCAGGATTACCAGCGCCACAGGTCAGTTATGTATCAGTCACAGGGGGGCCGACTCAATTCTTAGGGGGGCTAACAATTAACAGTAGTACGCATTGGGAATCCGTCGAATATACCGACATTTTAATAATAGGTGCTTGTGGTAACATAAATAAGGGGTCTTATATCTTACCCAAAGAGGTTAAATATTGGCTAAAAAAACAAATTACGCAGTGTGAATTTGTTCTCTCTTTATGTACGGGGACATTTCTTCTGGCTGAACTTGGGGTTTTAAACAAACGAAGCGCAACTACACATTGGGTATATGCTGAAGATTTTCGAAATCAATTCCCCCAAGTAAAATTCAAACCACACTTGAAAATAACTCATGATGACCGATATATTTGCACCTCCGGCATTAAAGAATACTTTGCTGCAACAATTTTGTTAATTGATGCTTTGTTAGGCACGGCCCAAAGAATTAAATGTGAACAGTACTTAGGAGGTGATGTTTCAAAAATTAAGCGAATTTGTTTAACGAGCTTTGCTCAATACCATCAACATAGCGACAGTTTGATTGATCGGTTACAAGAGTGGATGCACAATGAAGACCCAAGCAGGCTATCTGTCGCTATGTGTGCAGAGAAAAGTTTTTTGAGTGAAAGGCAAATGAAACGTCGCTTCAAAGCAGCAACTGGCGAATCTCCAATGAGCTACATACAACGTATTAGAGTGGCATTAGCGAGAGACAAGCTGGACACTACCAGCTTAAACATAGAACAAATATCCCAGCAAGTTGGTTACAGTGACACAAACCATTTTAGGTCGCTGTTTAAAAAATTTTACGACATGACGCCCACAGAATATCGCAAAACGACACAGGCTTGTGAGATTTAA
- a CDS encoding winged helix-turn-helix domain-containing protein, translating into MTRKQHSMWIFNPTLRRQLTNQSNGESKKLHSTDCKILELLCKNQGETVLKSTLIDVAWPGRVVSQASLTQSIAHLRIALGDNGRQQNIIKTVPKHGYLLVSNIISLEVPIVLEQNNSSTPSSEIIPDTLQPQDHEKTSLSAHLQYLQRFILLTLSLLFLVSLTWLTRIIYYNSTTDRIQWNQREHLGVTYYFTDTKNGDKRFNDLKGRYSSDLRMLYISENPEQLYVSCVYQPNNLHEHNTMNFSFSRDYSIEQVREEINEQCQ; encoded by the coding sequence ATGACAAGAAAACAACATAGCATGTGGATATTTAATCCAACCCTTAGGCGCCAGCTAACTAACCAAAGTAATGGGGAGAGCAAAAAATTGCACTCTACAGATTGTAAAATTTTAGAGCTTTTATGTAAAAATCAAGGAGAAACCGTTTTAAAAAGTACCTTAATCGACGTGGCTTGGCCAGGGCGAGTCGTCTCGCAAGCTAGTTTAACTCAGTCTATAGCCCACCTACGTATAGCTTTAGGTGACAATGGTCGACAACAAAATATTATAAAAACAGTCCCAAAGCATGGTTATTTACTGGTAAGCAACATAATAAGCCTTGAGGTACCAATAGTTCTTGAACAAAACAACTCATCAACACCTAGTTCAGAAATAATCCCAGACACTCTCCAACCTCAAGACCATGAGAAGACCAGTCTATCGGCCCATCTACAATACCTTCAAAGATTCATTCTATTGACTCTCTCACTATTATTTTTAGTTAGTCTCACTTGGTTAACGCGGATCATATATTACAATAGCACCACAGATCGTATTCAATGGAACCAACGTGAACATTTGGGCGTAACGTACTATTTTACTGATACTAAAAATGGAGATAAACGTTTCAATGACCTCAAAGGGAGATACTCAAGTGACTTACGTATGCTCTATATTTCTGAAAACCCTGAGCAACTCTATGTATCGTGTGTTTATCAACCTAATAATTTACATGAACACAACACAATGAATTTTAGTTTTTCCCGAGACTATTCAATCGAGCAAGTAAGAGAGGAAATTAATGAACAATGTCAGTAA
- a CDS encoding winged helix-turn-helix domain-containing protein: MQLSMWDFRPHEHSQLRNKISGEEKRLTKTESQLLLLLLSNNHRVVTKSEIHKKIWPGKFVSDASITHAIASLRLALNDTVEAQCIIRTVPKAGYFVAYNKIALVLTNQAQPETRRPDKVVAFKLKCSWQAGVIVLLVSMNCLLFWFLFIPSQSEPKLNMSRLNSQTNTFTIKNNDFHSQQLLEQLIRHPTLNNVNFYIASNKTRIYVSCIHQNASSPYGQSINFSIDIKRAIEGISNDIVQKCQ, translated from the coding sequence ATGCAGCTATCTATGTGGGATTTTAGACCTCATGAACACTCTCAACTTCGAAATAAAATATCAGGTGAAGAAAAGAGACTAACAAAAACAGAAAGCCAGTTATTATTGCTCTTACTGTCGAATAACCATCGAGTCGTAACTAAATCTGAAATTCACAAAAAAATTTGGCCGGGGAAATTTGTTTCAGATGCCAGTATCACACACGCCATTGCATCATTACGTTTAGCTTTGAATGATACAGTGGAAGCACAATGTATCATTCGAACCGTACCTAAAGCCGGTTACTTTGTCGCTTATAATAAAATAGCTCTAGTTTTAACTAACCAAGCCCAACCCGAGACTAGGCGACCTGATAAGGTAGTAGCTTTTAAGCTTAAGTGTTCTTGGCAAGCTGGCGTAATAGTTTTATTAGTCAGCATGAACTGTTTACTGTTTTGGTTTTTGTTCATACCTTCACAAAGCGAACCTAAACTGAACATGTCAAGGTTGAACTCTCAAACTAACACCTTTACGATCAAGAACAACGATTTTCATAGTCAACAACTCTTAGAGCAGCTGATTAGGCACCCTACTTTAAACAATGTAAATTTTTATATTGCTTCAAATAAAACTAGGATTTATGTAAGTTGCATTCACCAGAATGCATCATCACCTTACGGCCAAAGCATCAACTTTTCTATTGATATTAAGCGCGCTATAGAGGGGATTAGCAATGATATTGTACAAAAATGCCAATAA
- a CDS encoding redoxin family protein, which translates to MRKLLIVAATLYSINAFAKFETTEDDAGFGETQVVTLDNTTKFDLIGTPLEAGDLLPSAKMLTSDLESYDTSAQSKSIKIYSILTSVDTPVCVQQAIELSQYIESNHHKLQDIEFYAVSADTPFAQQRFIREHSLDGATYLSDSSEHKFGLNTGTQIKQLGLLSRSIIVVGMNNQVIYTQRVPELTTIPSLERAVKVALENR; encoded by the coding sequence ATGCGTAAACTACTTATTGTTGCTGCCACCCTTTATTCAATAAACGCCTTCGCAAAGTTTGAAACTACTGAAGACGATGCTGGATTTGGAGAGACACAAGTCGTAACACTTGATAACACCACAAAGTTTGATCTGATTGGTACACCATTAGAAGCAGGCGATTTATTGCCTTCAGCTAAGATGTTGACTTCAGATTTAGAAAGCTATGATACTAGTGCGCAAAGTAAATCGATCAAAATCTATAGCATATTGACATCTGTTGATACACCTGTTTGTGTTCAACAAGCTATTGAGCTTTCTCAATACATAGAAAGCAACCATCACAAACTTCAAGACATTGAATTTTATGCAGTCAGTGCGGATACTCCTTTTGCTCAACAGCGGTTCATTAGAGAGCATTCTCTTGACGGAGCGACATATCTTTCTGACTCTTCGGAACATAAGTTTGGCCTCAATACAGGAACTCAAATTAAGCAGTTAGGCTTACTTAGTCGAAGTATTATTGTAGTGGGTATGAATAACCAAGTCATTTATACCCAAAGAGTACCTGAACTTACAACTATCCCTAGTTTAGAACGAGCAGTGAAAGTTGCGTTAGAAAACCGCTAG
- the tpx gene encoding thiol peroxidase — MSITFQGNPVAISGLFPKPNQVAPSFTLCDKELNNLTLESLKGKNVLLNIFPSIDTPVCAASVRTFNEKFANLDNTIVLCISADLPFAMNRFCGAEGIDKVTTASFFRESSFTENYGVNLNEGALEGLAARAVIVIGQDGIVKHSELVSEITTEPNYESALAVLS; from the coding sequence ATGTCTATAACTTTCCAAGGTAACCCCGTTGCTATCTCAGGTCTATTCCCTAAGCCTAATCAAGTAGCACCAAGTTTCACTCTCTGCGACAAAGAGTTAAATAACCTAACTTTAGAAAGCCTAAAAGGGAAAAATGTCTTGCTAAATATCTTCCCTAGCATCGACACTCCTGTTTGTGCAGCAAGCGTTCGTACATTTAACGAAAAATTCGCGAATTTAGACAATACAATCGTATTATGTATTTCTGCTGATCTACCCTTTGCTATGAATCGTTTTTGTGGTGCAGAAGGCATTGATAAAGTAACAACAGCGTCTTTTTTCAGAGAGTCATCATTCACTGAAAACTACGGTGTAAACTTAAATGAAGGTGCGCTTGAAGGATTAGCTGCGAGAGCTGTTATCGTTATCGGTCAAGATGGTATAGTCAAACATAGCGAATTGGTTTCTGAAATTACTACTGAACCAAACTATGAATCTGCGCTAGCGGTTTTATCATAA
- a CDS encoding anion permease gives MSEQLEMILLSLSAGAVSTLVAVLIIGVFFVAIWLGKTGRNRDFVSYAPTLLTTLGILGTFFGIVLGLLEFDQNNIETSIPPLLAGLKTAFITSLMGIFASLLLKTLSTIPLFKPKKAKEQKLGATPEDILSAIQYQSTETKALKDALVGNEESTLLGQFKMIRSDINDNAKLSRKTLDERAETEEERFKEFSTNLWLKMQEFADVLSKSATDQVIEALKQVITDFNSNLTEQFGDNFKQLNEAVLLLVRWQEDYKNQLEQMQSQYELGVKSIASTESSVATISEHSKVIPEAMIQLKEIMEVCNHQISELESHLGAFRDMRDKAVEAVPEIQNQIENVVSSISKSVETANTHYADMLTEAEKGINNVSEKLIESSETIGKSIDLAATEFTDNAARTNESLKTSSDYLQDQTGIIKQHLEDAVSDLNNTMRGMIEMLVTDAKQMSETMTTANQNLVTDTNKVSDAIVNSAGKLQQRLSDVIDEASTQQINQARRTFEAMEESIRNQVGLTGEAVDSQLKLIDESMQQEINRVITEMGRALTQVTGKFVEDYVKLTQAMNEIVNERVA, from the coding sequence ATGTCAGAACAATTAGAGATGATTCTTTTGAGCCTGAGTGCAGGGGCAGTCAGTACCCTAGTTGCAGTGCTAATCATCGGTGTGTTTTTTGTAGCAATATGGTTAGGAAAGACAGGCAGAAACAGAGATTTCGTTAGCTACGCACCAACTCTTCTAACCACATTGGGTATACTCGGTACGTTCTTTGGGATTGTGCTTGGCTTGTTAGAGTTCGATCAAAACAATATCGAAACAAGCATACCTCCACTTTTAGCAGGTCTTAAGACAGCGTTCATAACGAGTCTGATGGGGATCTTCGCATCTCTATTACTTAAGACGCTCAGCACTATTCCTCTCTTCAAACCCAAAAAAGCGAAAGAGCAAAAACTTGGCGCGACACCGGAAGATATTCTTTCTGCAATACAGTATCAATCCACAGAAACAAAGGCTTTGAAAGATGCTCTAGTCGGTAACGAAGAGTCTACGTTGCTTGGTCAATTCAAGATGATTCGCAGCGACATAAACGACAATGCCAAGCTATCCCGAAAGACGCTTGATGAAAGGGCCGAAACTGAAGAAGAGAGATTTAAAGAGTTTTCCACGAATCTGTGGCTCAAGATGCAGGAGTTTGCCGATGTCTTGTCGAAATCTGCGACAGATCAGGTTATAGAGGCGCTTAAGCAGGTTATTACTGACTTCAATAGCAATTTGACAGAGCAGTTTGGCGACAATTTCAAACAACTAAACGAGGCAGTGTTGCTTCTCGTTAGGTGGCAAGAAGATTACAAAAACCAACTCGAGCAAATGCAGAGCCAGTATGAGCTGGGCGTAAAATCAATTGCCTCTACCGAGTCTTCGGTCGCGACAATCAGCGAGCACAGTAAAGTGATACCTGAAGCTATGATTCAACTTAAAGAAATCATGGAGGTCTGCAATCACCAAATATCTGAGCTTGAGAGTCATCTTGGTGCATTCAGGGATATGAGAGACAAAGCGGTTGAAGCCGTGCCGGAGATTCAAAACCAGATAGAGAATGTGGTGAGTAGTATATCTAAATCAGTCGAGACTGCTAATACCCACTATGCCGATATGCTCACTGAAGCCGAGAAAGGCATAAACAATGTCAGCGAAAAGCTAATAGAGAGCTCTGAAACTATCGGCAAGTCTATAGACTTGGCTGCAACTGAATTTACAGATAATGCAGCTAGAACGAACGAAAGCCTCAAAACAAGCTCCGACTACCTTCAAGACCAAACTGGAATTATCAAGCAGCACCTAGAAGACGCTGTTTCTGATCTGAATAACACTATGCGCGGCATGATTGAAATGCTAGTTACTGATGCCAAGCAGATGTCAGAAACGATGACCACCGCTAACCAGAACCTAGTTACCGATACCAACAAAGTGTCTGATGCGATTGTTAATTCGGCAGGTAAGTTGCAACAGAGATTGTCTGACGTTATCGACGAGGCATCAACTCAGCAAATTAATCAAGCTAGACGCACGTTCGAGGCGATGGAAGAGAGTATTCGAAACCAAGTCGGGTTAACTGGCGAGGCGGTAGATTCTCAGCTCAAGTTGATTGATGAGTCTATGCAGCAAGAGATTAACCGTGTCATTACTGAGATGGGACGAGCTCTTACTCAGGTGACAGGCAAGTTTGTAGAGGATTATGTGAAGCTGACTCAGGCAATGAATGAGATCGTTAACGAGCGAGTTGCCTAA
- a CDS encoding OmpA/MotB family protein yields the protein MDKIFGKSNAAEEENGEHWLSISDLMAGLMMVFLFIAIVFMLKTQKESQKIKDVAVAYQENQVAIYDALVNEFKGDLDLWGAEIDKETLSFNFKSPDVLFANNQTKIKTAYKRILNQFFPRYIEVLKPFRDSIDEVRIEGHTSSAGLRGSTKEQAYFYNMRLSQGRTRSVLQYGYSLMPEESDWITSRVAAVGFSSSRLVKVDGLEDPDKSRRVSFRAITNADIQIKQILGEN from the coding sequence ATGGACAAGATATTCGGTAAAAGCAATGCCGCCGAAGAGGAGAATGGAGAGCATTGGCTTTCCATCTCAGACCTAATGGCCGGCTTAATGATGGTGTTTTTATTTATCGCCATCGTATTCATGCTCAAGACTCAGAAAGAAAGCCAGAAGATAAAAGATGTAGCAGTTGCCTATCAAGAGAACCAAGTTGCCATTTACGATGCTTTAGTGAATGAATTCAAAGGCGATTTGGATTTATGGGGAGCAGAGATTGATAAGGAAACTCTGTCATTCAACTTCAAGTCACCTGACGTACTGTTCGCAAACAACCAGACAAAGATTAAGACTGCTTACAAGAGGATCTTAAATCAGTTCTTCCCACGCTATATCGAGGTTCTTAAGCCGTTTCGCGACTCGATTGATGAAGTGAGAATTGAGGGGCACACATCTAGCGCAGGTCTTAGAGGCTCAACCAAAGAGCAGGCTTATTTTTACAATATGAGGTTGTCACAAGGTAGAACACGCTCCGTTTTGCAATACGGCTACAGCTTAATGCCGGAAGAGTCAGATTGGATAACTTCCAGAGTAGCTGCGGTTGGGTTCTCTTCCTCGAGGTTGGTCAAAGTAGACGGGTTAGAAGACCCAGATAAATCACGTCGAGTCTCGTTTAGAGCCATTACAAACGCTGACATACAGATAAAACAAATTCTTGGTGAGAACTGA